Proteins encoded within one genomic window of Cryptococcus neoformans var. grubii H99 chromosome 4, complete sequence:
- a CDS encoding nipsnap family protein codes for MAFLRAAPRAAPLPLASFTAPVLAALHTSPPHLRPAKTQPSHNVPPASVGGERIPVSQEDDPKQGGKGFLGALFYGSKEAKAEGLVDPDPSKQAHSTIIGRGKYVHEKITHAVIPAHRAQYLDAAEKYFTTMMQRNGQLGGVKLMGSWESIVGDVGSFTHVLEYEGYKGFDSTRRAIAADKDMSALQSDLLPHLASRQHQLLSEFSFWPSSPPHDSGYPDGGIFELRSYLLQPGKLLEWEYAWRKGLEARKRFVQPVGAFFSQAGQLHEVHHIWQYPDMETRKRTRDQAWSVGSWADTVRDTVKLAYGMKSTIMVPCSWSPLR; via the exons ATGGCATTCCTCCGAGCAGCCCCCCGCGCcgcccccctccccctcgcGTCCTTCACCGCCCCCGTCCTCGCCGCCCTCCACACCTCCCCTCCACACCTCCGCCCCGCCAAAACCCAGCCCAGCCACAACGTCCCCCCTGCCTCTGTCGGCGGGGAGCGCATCCCCGTCTCCCAGGAGGACGACCCGAAGCAGGGCGGGAAAGGCTTCTTAGGT GCCCTTTTCTACGGATCCAAAGAAGCCAAAGCTGAGGGCCTCGTTGACCCCGACCCCAGCAAACAGGCCCACTCCACCATCATCGGCCGCGGCAAATACGTGCACGAAAAGATCACCCACGCCGTCATCCCCGCCCACCGCGCCCAGTACCTCGATGCCGCCGAAAAATACTTTACCACCATGATGCAGAGGAACGGCCAGCTGGGCGGGGTGAAGCTGATGGGCAGCTGGGAGAGTATCGTAGGCGATGTCGGCAGTTTTACCCATGTGTTGGAGTATGAAGGCTACAAGGGATTCGACTCCACCCGCCGGGCTATCGCCGCAGACAAGGACATGTCAGCCCTCCAGTCCGACCTGCTCCCACACCTGGCCTCGCGTCAGCATCAACTCCTTTCCGAATTCTCCTTTTGGCCGTCTTCCCCGCCCCATGATTCTGGGTATCCTGATGGAGGCATTTTTGAATTGAGGAGTTATTTGTTACAGCCAGGCAAGTTGTTGGAGTGGGAGTACGCTTGGCGGAAAGGGCTGGAGGCGAGAAAGAGGTTTGTC CAACCCGTCGGAGCATTCTTTTCCCAAGCAGGCCAATTACACGAAGTACACCATATCTGGCAATACCC GGATATGGAAACACGTAAACGTACAAGAGACCAAGCTTGGTCTGTAGGCAGTTGGGCCGATACCGTCCGTGAC ACGGTCAAACTGGCATATGGCATGAAATCTACCATCATGGTCCCTTGTTCCTGGAGTCCTCTCCGGTAG
- a CDS encoding arsenite-resistant protein ASR2, variant, whose product MSEPPEQTSPKPGFTRGGFAPIPHRHSDIAPLPSTTSPTPALALSPSRVEWERGRGKERELPRRELDPEPEDRERRREWDEYPPRRESRGHWEDDFDRPKRRRSPSPLGPSHRPRLNSPSPPPPRFNIPDPASIETLLPFRTFAEWFRTSHPQTARADEEETRKHKEMIESGQATEQEAKEKVGMAKRYERYRKEFTSRQLYALFLTHRDSAWFKEKYLHFPEYAALRRRLNRQGRIPQVGQYISELRSGAHDQVSYDQIEDVPGVKLDEDEPEGLNRALGDKGEWGEDGAVRVELAPRTKQVFVKTVPPNCSRKALEDLFSKVPGFQWLAISDPSQKRSFHRVAWAQYADDTDVSKVIEQLDSTKIEGFTFHLTINTTPTIGRVRIAPPSVSTLDRLLLDGTRAKSLALKLEEELLGDDEESVVEGEGGEKAKPAEGDVKVEGEAAEEKPEVTKSLGLREKGSDVVEEVIMKLVDERGLTGEDLDEEQKVQKAKIILDQWIAYLRHGLSTCYYCIAPCAFMEELQRKCIAHVRAHPSSSTAEHHQEQEHEHEHEHEHDTEEHARTEVEDVVKSEVVDGAGDGTDVKAGVQVGKEEEKEADGEEVEKEVNDEDREMREDGQDNSKTVLTAHPSHAAANDRSDRERERKSRKNTFPQKTAEEKWIESHDLRIAPLLISSAALNLSEEKDGLRVGDYGGRDPEEELKKLCAPLIKQEEQSKYRCKECNKLFRAPEFVIKHITTKHTDVTQGRIDDVLYLNNFVLDPQHIQPSVSTLAAINDKLPASSSNPLNPSLPSSLPLNPFDPSVTGAAFSHSQMNGMGGMPMSMGMGMNPGGGHGTPGGQGHGQFNLMQQQMMMMLQMQQAMMMGQMGMGMGGGGMGGGVNASPMAGGAGAGAGGVGGGAMSTPTRGGGVGGGQLAGRMGGYAPSPANLAPLPPPPPGGEDPRARRGRVSYQDLDEPGAGGGGGLPY is encoded by the exons ATGTCTGAACCCCCCGAACAAACATCACCTAAGCCAGGTTTTACCCGCGGTGGCTTTGCGCCGATCCCTCACCGCCATTCCGACATTGCGCCTCTTCCCAGCACCACTTCCCCAACTCCAGCCTTGGCGCTTTCGCCTTCACGCGTTGAATgggagaggggaagagggaaagaacgAGAGCTACCTCGACGAGAACTAGATCCGGAGCCTGAGGATAGAGAACGAAGGCGGGAATGGGATGAGTACCCGCCTCGAAGGGAAAGCCGCGGACACTGGGAAGACGATTTCGACCGACCGAAACGCCGGCGCTCACCCTCGCCTCTTGGACCTTCTCACCGTCCCCGGCTCAACTCTCCTtcgcctcctccaccacgaTTCAACATTCCTGACCCTGCGTCAATCGAAACGCTTCTCCCGTTTAGGACATTTGCCGAGTGGTTCAGAACGAGTCACCCGCAGACGGCAAGGgcggatgaggaggagacaAGAAAGCACAAAGAGATGATTGAGAGTGGGCAAGCGACCGAACAAGaggcaaaagaaaaagtcgGCATGGCGAAGAGGTATGAGAGGTACCGAAAGGAGTTTACCTCTCGCCAGCTCTATGCTCTTTTCCTTACACATCGTGATTCTGCCTGGTTCAAAGAGAAATATCTTCACTTTCCCGAATACGCTGCCCTCCGACGCAGACTTAATCGTCAAGGTCGTATCCCTCAAGTCGGGCAATACATTTCTGAACTTCGGTCGGGTGCCCATGACCAAGTATCATATGATCAGATCGAGGATGTTCCCGGTGTGAAGctcgacgaagatgagccAGAAGGTTTGAACAGAGCACTGGGCGATAAGGGAGaatggggagaagatggtgctGTGAGAGTGGAGCTTGCACCAAGGACAAAGCAAGTCTTTGTCAAGACTGTTCCACCCAACTGCAGTCGCAAAGCCCTTGAAGAT CTCTTTTCCAAAGTGCCTGGATTCCAGTGGCTCGCGATTAGTGACCCATCTCAGAAACGAAGTTTTCATCGAGTGGCTTGGGCGCAATATGCGGACGATACGGATGTTTCCAAAGTGATTGAGCAGCTAGATTCCACAAAG ATTGAAGGTTTCACATTCCACCTCACGATTAATACCACACCCACCATTGGCCGCGTCCGCATTGCCCCGCCCAGTGTTAGTACTCTTGATCGACTTTTACTTGACGGTACAAGAGCCAAATCCCTTGCTCTcaagctggaagaggaattattgggcgatgatgaagagtcaGTTGTtgagggtgaaggaggtgaaAAGGCGAAACCGGCGGAAGGCGATGTCAAGGTGGAGGGCGAGGCGGCCGAAGAAAAGCCTGAAGTGACCAAGTCTCTGGGTCtaagggaaaaggggagTGATGTAGTGGAAGAGGTCATCATGAAACTGGTCGACGAACGAGGATTAACAGGAGAAGACTTGGACGAGGAACAAAAAGTTCAAAAG GCTAAAATCATTCTCGATCAATGGATCGCCTACCTCCGACACGGTCTCTCCACATGTTACTACTGCATCGCCCCATGTGCGTTTATGGAAGAACTTCAACGTAAATGTATTGCGCACGTTCGAGCccacccttcctcatctaccGCTGAGCATCAtcaagagcaagagcaTGAGCATGAGCACGAGCATGAGCATGATACGGAAGAACATGCCCGAacagaggtggaggatgtcgTAAAGTCTGAAGTTGTTGACGGCGCGGGTGATGGTACCGATGTCAAGGCCGGGGTGCAAGTcggaaaggaggaggaaaaagaagcggatggagaggaagtagagaaggaggtgaaCGATGAAGATCGCGAGATGCGTGAAGACGGTCAAGATAACTCCAAGACTGTTCTTACCGCTCATCCCTCCCACGCCGCCGCCAACGACCGATCCGACCGTGAAAGGGAGCGCAAATCGCGGAAAAACACTTTTCCGCAAAAGACAGCCGAGGAAAAATGGATTGAATCTCATGATCTTCGAATCGCGCCGCTTCTCATCTCGTCTGCCGCTCTTAACCTTTcagaggaaaaagatggtCTACGTGTGGGCGATTATGGAGGTCGTGATCCAGAAGAggagttgaagaagctgtgTGCACCGTTGATTaagcaggaggagcagagCAAGTATAGGTGCAAGGAGTGTAACAAACTGTTCAGGGCGCCCGAGTTTGTGATCAAGCACATTACAACGAAGCACACGGATGTGACACAGGGACGGATCGATGAT GTGCTGTACCTCAACAACTTTGTGCTTGACCCGCAACACATTCAACCTTCCGTCTCCACCCTCGCCGCGATCAACGACAAGCTCcctgcatcatcatcgaaCCCTCTcaacccttctctcccttcttctctcccgcTCAATCCATTTGATCCTTCCGTCACTGGCGCAGCATTTAGCCACTCTCAGATGAACGGTATGGGCGGTATGCCTATGAGTATGGGCATGGGTATGAACCCCGGCGGCGGACACGGTACACCGGGCGGTCAGGGGCACGGACAGTTTAATCTGATGCAGCagcaaatgatgatgatgctcCAGATGCAGcaggcgatgatgatgggtcaaatggggatggggatgggtggtggagggatGGGTGGCGGTGTAAATGCGAGCCCGATGGCGGGCGGTGCAGGTGCAGGTGCAGGCGgggtgggaggaggagcgaTGTCAACTCCGACAAGAGGCGGTGGCGTCGGAGGAGGACAATTAGCAGGTCGGATGGGAGGATACGCGCCCAGCCCGGCGAATCTTGCGCCGCTgccgcctcctccgcctggaggagaagatccAAGAGCTAGAAGAGGGAGGGTGAGTTATCAGGATTTGGATGAACCTGGAGCAGGCGGTGGGGGCGGATTACCATATTAG